Proteins found in one Brachyspira murdochii DSM 12563 genomic segment:
- a CDS encoding DUF368 domain-containing protein, with translation MKFLGFMNYIYTVIKGFIIGASMLVPGFSGGTMAMILGIYDKLISSLSGILTFSKNENYLIKNKFNFLFLIFFCAGSLLGMVIISKPLSNLIDKYYTVSAFFFMGAALGGFNTVYNKTKAYKFNFVSIIYILLGAAIVYLISIIPEGFFSSSSDRSEVFMYFILIIAGLIVAIAMILPGISVSYMFLLLGIYQETIDALHNLYFPYLIPLAIGAILGVVLTTKILEYWMEHYVKASYLIISGFVLGSIIQVFPGLPKGIEWALCPIMFLAAYFLIRLLQRFDPDNR, from the coding sequence ATGAAATTTTTAGGATTTATGAATTATATATACACAGTTATAAAGGGTTTTATTATAGGAGCTTCAATGCTTGTACCGGGTTTCAGCGGAGGAACTATGGCTATGATACTTGGTATATATGATAAATTAATATCCTCTTTAAGCGGTATTTTAACTTTTTCAAAAAACGAAAATTATTTAATTAAAAATAAGTTTAACTTTTTATTTTTAATATTTTTTTGTGCGGGATCTCTTTTAGGAATGGTGATAATATCAAAGCCTTTATCAAACCTGATAGATAAGTATTACACTGTTTCTGCCTTCTTTTTTATGGGGGCAGCACTTGGAGGTTTTAATACAGTTTATAATAAGACTAAAGCTTATAAATTCAATTTTGTGAGTATTATATACATACTATTAGGAGCAGCGATAGTATATTTAATATCAATTATACCAGAAGGTTTTTTCAGCAGCTCATCAGACAGAAGCGAAGTATTTATGTATTTTATACTTATAATAGCTGGTTTAATAGTAGCCATTGCTATGATACTTCCGGGTATAAGTGTGTCATATATGTTTTTACTTTTGGGTATATATCAGGAAACTATTGATGCACTACATAATCTTTATTTCCCTTATTTAATTCCTTTAGCTATAGGTGCTATCTTAGGGGTTGTGCTTACTACTAAAATTTTAGAATATTGGATGGAGCATTATGTAAAGGCTTCCTATTTAATAATATCCGGTTTTGTATTAGGTTCTATTATACAGGTTTTTCCCGGACTTCCAAAAGGCATAGAGTGGGCATTATGTCCTATAATGTTTTTAGCGGCTTATTTCCTTATAAGACTTTTACAGAGATTTGATCCTGATAATAGATAA